In one Brienomyrus brachyistius isolate T26 chromosome 12, BBRACH_0.4, whole genome shotgun sequence genomic region, the following are encoded:
- the oxa1l gene encoding mitochondrial inner membrane protein OXA1L: MAALRSGVTPCSLARNLLRNTDRTGSSAQRLISRQGSKTPILSVRAVRGYITCASLGRHHNGHLFINSVSIRHNSSQTVVEAVTSSGTTSDVPPPAPDLSSLTNPLLTQPPVEQVSEVSPVALDVLQGMEPELSLSELGLGGYTPVGVIQNILECMHIDMGMPWWAAIVVGTVLARCAVFPVIVKGQREAAKLNNVLPEMTKLSNRMNEAKRSGNKFEFSKAYSEMMFFQKKHDVNPIRGFLVPLVQAPIFISFFIALRKMSYLPVPSMQSGGLWWFSDLTAADPFYILPLAVTGTMFAILELGAESGIDNPNLRAMKTVFRIMPFVILPLTINFPTAVFTYWLTSNVFSLGQVALLRHPAVRQKLGIPDRIKHPQSALPQNEGFIKSIKTGWKNAQLAHQLDEREKRIKNHLDLAAKGPLRQTFTHNPLQQTAASGTALKTVNPKSQTETESLKKRPWEETIG, translated from the exons ATGGCTGCGCTCAGGAGCGGGGTCACTCCGTGTTCCCTCGCAAGAAATTTACTGAGAAATACAGATAGAACCGGCAGTAGTGCGCAGCGGTTAATATCCAGGCAGGGCTCG AAAACACCGATTCTTTCCGTCAGAGCCGTTAGGGGTTATATCACCTGTGCCTCCCTGGGTCGGCATCACAATGGACACTTATTTATCAACTCCGTATCCATCAGGCATAACAGCTCACAG ACAGTGGTTGAAGCTGTCACCTCCTCTGGCACCACCTCGGATGTGCCACCTCCTGCCCCGGACCTCAGCTCCCTAACAAACCCCCTGCTCACACAGCCGCCTGTAGAGCAGGTCTCAGAGGTGTCTCCCGTGGCCCTGGATGTGCTGCAGGGCATGGAGCCGGAGCTCAGCCTATCAGAGCTCGGCCTGGGAGGATACACCCCCGTGGGAGTGATTCAGAATATCCTGGAGTGCATGCATATAGACATGGGCATGCCGTGGTGGGCTGCAATTGTAGTAG gcacagtgctggccagGTGCGCGGTGTTCCCAGTGATCGTCAAGGGCCAGAGGGAAGCGGCTAAACTCAACAACGTGCTGCCTGAGATGACCAAGCTCAGTAACCGCATGAACGAGGCCAAGAGGAGTGGAAACAAGTTTGAGT TCTCAAAGGCCTATTCAGAGATGATGTTCTTCCAGAAGAAGCATGACGTTAATCCTATCCGTGGGTTCCTAGTTCCTCTGGTGCAG gCACCCATCTTTATCTCCTTCTTCATTGCCCTCAGGAAGATGTCATACCTGCCAGTTCCCAGCATGCAAAGTGGCGGACTGTGGTGGTTCTCTGACCTCACTGCTGCTGACCCCTTCTATATTCTTCCACTGGCAGTGACAGGAACAATGTTTGCGATTCTTGAG CTGGGGGCCGAGTCTGGTATCGATAACCCCAACCTGCGTGCGATGAAGACCGTGTTCAGGATCATGCCCTTTGTCATCCTGCCGCTCACCATCAACTTCCCCACG gcaGTATTCACCTACTGGTTGACCTCTAACGTCTTCTCACTGGGTCAGGTGGCCTTGCTTAGACACCCAGCAGTCCGACAGAAGCTGGGGATTCCCGATCGCATCAAGCACCCTCAGTCTGCACTGCCACAGAATGAGGGCTTCATCAAGAGCATAAAGACAG GCTGGAAGAATGCTCAGCTCGCCCACCAGCTGGACGAAAGAGAGAAACGCATAAAGAACCACCTGGACTTAGCAGCCAAAG GCCCCCTGAGacagactttcacacacaatcCTTTGCAGCAAACGGCAGCGTCAGGCACAGCACTAAAAACGGTCAATCCCAagtcacagacagagacagagagcctGAAGAAGAGGCCCTGGGAGGAAACCATTGGATGA